One window from the genome of Phycisphaerales bacterium encodes:
- the serS gene encoding serine--tRNA ligase, whose protein sequence is MIDLKHLREDPEHYKKGAARKGSGVDIDRVLALDTQRRDLTTRRETLKAEQNKLAKEMGPRMGQLSKALKDADGDARAELQAEMEGLKAGPARLKAEIEGLETELAGVEPELQGLLLTIPQPPDADVPDGAGSEDNVEIRRWSPEGFDPATPFAEQRGFGAKSHTEIAEQHGLIDFERGVKLSGSRSYVLTGDGFRLHQAVLRYAFDQIIAKGFTPVSAPSIVREHAMVGTGFFPGGREQTYEVGIHEKGDADQPQWEADGYLTGTGEVGLMGFHMDEIVDEADLPIRLCTLSPCYRREAGAAGKDTAGLYRVHYFEKVEQVVICKADEAESRRWHQEMIGYVEELLQGLGLPYRLLQCCAGDLGQKNADMIDVECWMPSRGEQGQGDWGETHSASRLYDFQCRRLNLRYRQGGAQGKGATTFCHSLNNTVLASPRFLIPLIEMHQNADGSVTIPEVLRPYMNGQATIG, encoded by the coding sequence AAGGGGTCGGGCGTCGACATCGACCGCGTGCTGGCCCTGGACACGCAGCGGCGCGACCTGACGACGCGGCGCGAGACGCTCAAGGCCGAGCAGAACAAGCTCGCCAAGGAGATGGGGCCGCGGATGGGGCAGCTCTCCAAGGCCCTCAAGGACGCCGACGGCGACGCGCGGGCCGAGCTGCAGGCCGAGATGGAAGGGCTGAAGGCCGGGCCGGCGAGGCTGAAGGCCGAGATCGAGGGGCTCGAAACCGAGCTGGCGGGCGTCGAGCCCGAGCTGCAAGGATTGCTCCTCACGATCCCCCAGCCGCCCGACGCCGACGTGCCCGATGGCGCGGGCAGCGAGGACAACGTCGAGATCCGGCGGTGGTCGCCCGAGGGCTTTGACCCCGCGACGCCCTTCGCCGAGCAAAGGGGATTCGGGGCCAAGAGCCATACCGAGATCGCCGAGCAACACGGCCTCATCGACTTCGAGCGCGGCGTGAAGCTGAGCGGCTCGCGCAGCTACGTGCTGACCGGCGACGGATTCCGGCTGCACCAGGCCGTGCTGCGGTACGCGTTCGACCAGATCATCGCCAAGGGCTTCACGCCCGTCAGCGCCCCGAGCATCGTGCGCGAGCACGCGATGGTCGGTACGGGCTTCTTCCCCGGCGGGCGCGAGCAGACGTACGAGGTGGGCATCCACGAAAAGGGCGACGCGGATCAGCCGCAATGGGAGGCCGACGGCTACCTCACCGGCACGGGCGAGGTCGGCCTGATGGGCTTCCACATGGACGAGATCGTCGACGAGGCGGACCTGCCCATCCGGCTTTGCACGCTGTCGCCCTGCTACCGCCGCGAGGCCGGGGCTGCGGGCAAGGACACGGCGGGCCTGTACCGCGTGCATTACTTTGAGAAGGTCGAGCAGGTGGTCATCTGCAAGGCGGACGAGGCCGAGAGCCGCCGCTGGCACCAGGAAATGATTGGTTACGTCGAGGAGCTCTTGCAGGGCCTCGGGCTGCCGTACCGCCTGCTCCAATGCTGCGCAGGCGACCTGGGCCAGAAGAACGCCGACATGATCGACGTGGAGTGCTGGATGCCCAGCCGCGGGGAACAAGGCCAAGGCGACTGGGGCGAGACGCACAGCGCCAGCCGGCTCTACGACTTCCAGTGCCGGCGGCTGAACCTGCGGTATCGCCAGGGCGGCGCGCAGGGCAAGGGCGCGACGACGTTCTGCCACTCGCTGAACAACACCGTGCTCGCGAGCCCGCGGTTCCTCATCCCGCTCATCGAGATGCACCAGAACGCCGATGGGTCGGTCACCATCCCCGAGGTGCTGCGGCCGTACATGAACGGGCAGGCAACGATCGGGTAG
- a CDS encoding APC family permease, with the protein MTTPTNELRRVITLPGAVGIGLGSIIGTGAFVTLGLGAGLAGPWLLLAIVIAGALAMCNGLSSAQLAAVHPVSGGTYAYGYRFVHPLAGFAAGWVFLIAKTASCATAALGLGGLIAWATGKPGDGATMTLAALGSLLVVAAMALAGVTRSVRFNFVLLFVTAFALLTMVIAAAPAAWRGWQGLSWSAIADRPISAPGVLETAALSFVAFAGFARIATMGEEVREPRRTIPRAVVITLGVAIVLYALVAFTGLGVLGAAEFGSRAAEDAAPLLAVAKAVEAPTLAIMLGMGAAAALLAVQLNLIMGLARVALAAGRERDLPPPLARVDRQGVPAIATACVVAGIALLIVVGTVPHAWSLAAAAVLVYYAITNIAAMRVGEGRFIARSVSTLGLTGCVSLAAFIEPIVLGVVLGLLTIGFGVRFASHKLQPPPVPSPGSAAGSSTGSLAGSP; encoded by the coding sequence ATGACCACGCCGACGAACGAGCTCCGCCGCGTCATCACCCTGCCCGGGGCTGTTGGCATCGGGCTGGGCTCGATCATTGGTACCGGTGCGTTCGTCACGCTCGGCCTTGGCGCAGGGCTGGCCGGGCCGTGGCTCCTGCTGGCGATCGTCATCGCGGGCGCGCTGGCGATGTGCAACGGCCTGAGTAGCGCCCAGCTCGCCGCCGTGCACCCGGTGAGCGGCGGGACGTACGCGTATGGCTACCGCTTCGTGCACCCGCTGGCGGGCTTCGCGGCCGGCTGGGTGTTCCTGATCGCCAAGACCGCCTCGTGCGCGACGGCGGCGCTCGGTCTCGGCGGGCTCATCGCATGGGCCACGGGCAAGCCGGGCGATGGCGCCACCATGACGCTCGCCGCCCTCGGCTCGCTGCTGGTCGTCGCGGCGATGGCGCTGGCGGGCGTGACGCGGTCGGTGCGGTTCAACTTCGTGCTCTTGTTCGTCACCGCGTTCGCGCTGCTGACGATGGTGATCGCGGCAGCGCCGGCGGCGTGGCGAGGATGGCAGGGGCTGTCGTGGTCGGCCATCGCCGATCGACCGATCTCCGCCCCCGGCGTGCTCGAGACGGCGGCCCTGTCGTTCGTCGCCTTCGCCGGCTTTGCGCGCATCGCGACGATGGGCGAGGAAGTCCGCGAGCCACGCCGGACCATCCCCCGTGCAGTCGTCATCACGCTGGGCGTCGCGATCGTGCTCTACGCGCTGGTCGCCTTCACCGGGCTCGGCGTGCTCGGCGCAGCCGAGTTCGGCTCGCGCGCCGCCGAGGACGCCGCCCCGCTGCTCGCCGTGGCGAAAGCGGTCGAAGCCCCCACGCTGGCAATCATGTTGGGGATGGGCGCCGCGGCCGCGCTGCTGGCGGTGCAGTTGAACCTCATCATGGGCCTCGCCCGCGTGGCGCTCGCTGCCGGTCGGGAGCGAGATCTGCCCCCGCCACTTGCGCGTGTCGATCGCCAGGGCGTGCCCGCCATCGCCACGGCGTGCGTGGTCGCGGGCATCGCGCTGTTGATCGTCGTGGGCACGGTGCCCCACGCCTGGTCGCTCGCGGCGGCGGCGGTGCTGGTGTACTACGCCATCACCAACATCGCCGCGATGCGCGTCGGCGAGGGCAGGTTCATCGCGCGCTCGGTCAGCACGCTCGGCCTCACCGGTTGCGTGTCGCTCGCCGCGTTCATCGAGCCGATCGTGCTCGGCGTCGTCTTGGGCCTGCTCACGATCGGATTTGGCGTCCGATTCGCAAGCCACAAGCTTCAGCCGCCGCCAGTGCCCTCGCCCGGATCGGCCGCCGGCTCGTCGACGGGATCGCTCGCGGGATCGCCCTGA
- a CDS encoding efflux RND transporter periplasmic adaptor subunit yields the protein MHALAKAFVLPAIATCVHTLHVEDPTPSATATGDEGRIIQVESPDQVLPGVVRPRRSVTVGSAFDGLMLEMLATEGQRVRQGEVIARLDDRVAVAAAALARQEADQGARLNRASLRVANAERVLDRTRSLQKRGAATDEEVVNAQFELEIAQTELVEAREQQDAAELRSREALAQVERHRIRAPFDGVVVRRMVEDGAVVRGGDPVALLSDIDQLSTDLFLPAAAALDVRAGNTYAIHLHEPLDAVVFARARYVEPEIEPTSGTMRVVFDFELPAGRVPAGVLATAADRLPTSDELARFEQEEAAMPAVAAGRDG from the coding sequence ATGCACGCTCTTGCCAAGGCATTCGTCCTCCCTGCGATCGCGACCTGCGTGCACACGCTGCACGTCGAAGATCCGACCCCGTCGGCGACGGCCACCGGGGACGAGGGACGAATCATCCAGGTCGAATCACCCGACCAGGTCCTTCCCGGTGTGGTGAGGCCACGCCGATCCGTGACCGTTGGGTCCGCCTTCGACGGCCTGATGCTCGAGATGCTTGCGACCGAGGGTCAGCGTGTTCGACAAGGCGAGGTCATCGCCAGGCTCGACGATCGAGTCGCCGTCGCCGCTGCCGCACTGGCAAGGCAGGAAGCCGATCAGGGCGCCAGGCTCAACCGGGCGAGTCTGCGTGTTGCGAATGCCGAGCGGGTGCTCGATCGCACGCGCTCGCTCCAGAAGCGCGGCGCGGCGACCGACGAGGAGGTCGTCAACGCACAATTCGAACTCGAGATCGCCCAAACCGAGCTCGTCGAGGCCCGCGAACAGCAGGACGCGGCAGAATTGCGTTCGCGAGAAGCTCTGGCGCAGGTCGAGCGACACCGCATCCGAGCGCCCTTCGACGGCGTCGTGGTCCGACGCATGGTCGAGGACGGCGCCGTGGTCCGTGGTGGCGATCCCGTCGCACTCCTGAGCGATATTGATCAGCTCAGCACCGATTTGTTCCTGCCCGCGGCCGCGGCACTCGACGTTCGAGCGGGCAACACCTACGCAATCCACCTGCACGAGCCGCTCGACGCGGTCGTCTTCGCCAGGGCCAGGTACGTCGAGCCCGAGATCGAGCCTACCTCTGGCACCATGCGGGTCGTCTTCGACTTCGAACTCCCCGCTGGACGGGTTCCGGCAGGCGTGCTCGCGACTGCCGCCGATCGGCTGCCGACATCGGATGAACTTGCCCGCTTCGAGCAGGAGGAAGCTGCGATGCCGGCGGTCGCTGCGGGGCGCGACGGCTGA